In Alloyangia pacifica, the following proteins share a genomic window:
- a CDS encoding TRAP transporter substrate-binding protein yields the protein MKKFLMTAAAVSALVSGTQAATAACDDGEIVVKFSHVTNTDKHPKGIAAQLFADRVNEEMDGKACVEVFPNSTLYNDDQVLEAMLNGDVQMAAPSLSKFEQFTKVFRIFDLPFMFKNMEAVDAFQTSDVGQDMKESMVRRGLLGLGFWHNGLTQFSANKPLISPEDAKGLKFRVQPSEVLKANMEQLGASPQPMAFSEVYGALQTGVVDGQENTWSNIYGQKFFEVQDGTTETNHGVLDYMVVTSVDWWESLPEDVRMQMGQILDEVTSSRNAAIAEVDADNRQAILDAGGVIRELTPEQRQAWVDAMKPVWERFESEVGADNIAAAQEFNAQF from the coding sequence ATGAAAAAGTTCCTGATGACCGCTGCCGCGGTGTCCGCACTCGTGTCCGGCACCCAGGCCGCAACCGCCGCCTGCGACGATGGCGAGATCGTGGTGAAGTTCAGCCACGTCACCAACACCGACAAGCACCCCAAGGGCATCGCGGCGCAGCTCTTCGCCGACCGCGTGAACGAGGAGATGGACGGCAAGGCCTGTGTCGAGGTCTTCCCGAACTCGACGCTCTACAACGATGACCAGGTGCTCGAGGCAATGCTGAACGGCGACGTGCAGATGGCTGCGCCCTCGCTGTCGAAATTCGAGCAGTTCACCAAGGTGTTCCGCATCTTCGACCTGCCGTTCATGTTCAAGAACATGGAAGCCGTGGACGCGTTCCAGACCTCGGACGTCGGCCAGGACATGAAGGAGTCCATGGTGCGCCGTGGCCTGCTCGGCCTTGGCTTCTGGCACAATGGCCTGACCCAGTTCTCGGCCAACAAGCCGTTGATCTCGCCGGAAGATGCAAAGGGCCTGAAGTTCCGCGTGCAGCCCTCCGAGGTGCTGAAGGCGAACATGGAGCAGCTCGGCGCCTCGCCGCAGCCGATGGCCTTCTCGGAAGTCTACGGCGCTCTGCAGACCGGCGTGGTCGACGGCCAGGAGAACACCTGGTCCAACATCTACGGCCAGAAGTTCTTCGAGGTGCAGGACGGTACCACCGAAACCAACCACGGCGTGCTCGACTACATGGTCGTCACCTCGGTTGACTGGTGGGAGAGCCTGCCCGAGGACGTGCGCATGCAGATGGGCCAGATCCTCGACGAGGTGACCTCCAGCCGCAACGCCGCGATCGCCGAGGTCGATGCCGACAACCGTCAGGCGATCCTCGACGCCGGCGGCGTGATCCGCGAACTGACGCCCGAGCAGCGTCAGGCCTGGGTCGACGCGATGAAGCCGGTCTGGGAGCGCTTCGAGAGCGAGGTCGGCGCCGACAACATCGCCGCCGCGCAGGAATTCAACGCGCAGTTCTGA
- a CDS encoding sigma-54-dependent transcriptional regulator: MTRRVLLVDDDAAVREALGQTLELADLDAVTAGSFVECKELIEPAFEGVIVSDIRMPGRDGFHLLDYAHRKDPELPVILLTGEGDIPMAVRAMAAGAFDFLEKPCAPGDLTAVVERALRTRALVLENRRLKAELETGDAAARMLFGISRKADGLRARCRVAARAGTDVLITGAPGSGLSKVAEVVHLCSNRSKGPFEKRSAAGLDRAALGEFWRGCAAGTVFLDEICQLPKDSQLALVDLLEEGGPRLIAGTVRDLGREVESSAFSAELFYRLEVMQIHIPALGERPEDIPVLFRHYVAQAAEQAGLEPPEITEEVISALIARDWPGNTRSLMSAAMRFALGLGESEDMGEGLGLTERMAQVERSLLVEALKRTGGQASAAAQALKLPRKTFYDKLAKYGIRAEDYR; the protein is encoded by the coding sequence ATGACCCGGCGGGTGCTTCTTGTGGACGACGATGCGGCGGTGCGCGAGGCGCTTGGCCAGACGCTGGAGCTGGCCGACCTCGACGCGGTGACCGCGGGCAGCTTTGTCGAGTGCAAGGAGCTGATCGAGCCCGCCTTCGAGGGGGTGATCGTTTCCGACATTCGCATGCCCGGCCGCGACGGTTTCCACCTGCTTGACTACGCGCACCGCAAGGACCCCGAGCTTCCTGTGATCCTGCTGACCGGCGAGGGCGACATCCCCATGGCGGTGCGGGCGATGGCGGCAGGGGCCTTTGACTTTCTCGAAAAGCCCTGCGCGCCGGGCGATCTGACCGCCGTGGTCGAGCGCGCGCTGCGCACCCGCGCGCTGGTGCTGGAAAACCGCCGCCTAAAGGCCGAGCTGGAAACCGGCGACGCCGCCGCAAGGATGCTCTTCGGCATCTCGCGCAAGGCGGACGGGCTGCGCGCGCGTTGCCGTGTGGCGGCGCGGGCCGGAACCGACGTGCTGATCACCGGGGCACCGGGCTCGGGTCTTTCGAAGGTTGCCGAGGTTGTGCACCTCTGTTCGAATCGCTCCAAGGGCCCGTTCGAGAAGCGCTCGGCGGCTGGTTTGGACCGCGCGGCGCTCGGCGAGTTCTGGCGCGGCTGCGCGGCGGGCACGGTGTTCCTCGACGAGATCTGCCAGCTGCCGAAGGACAGCCAACTGGCGCTCGTCGATCTGCTGGAGGAGGGAGGGCCCCGGCTGATCGCCGGCACGGTGCGCGATCTGGGCAGGGAGGTGGAGAGCAGCGCGTTTTCCGCCGAGCTCTTCTACCGACTCGAGGTCATGCAGATCCACATCCCGGCGCTCGGCGAGCGGCCCGAGGACATCCCGGTGCTCTTCCGCCACTACGTGGCGCAGGCCGCCGAGCAGGCCGGTCTCGAGCCGCCGGAGATCACCGAGGAGGTGATCTCGGCGCTCATCGCGCGGGACTGGCCGGGCAACACGCGCTCGCTCATGTCGGCGGCGATGCGCTTCGCGCTCGGGCTCGGCGAGAGCGAAGACATGGGCGAGGGGCTGGGGTTGACCGAACGCATGGCGCAGGTCGAACGCTCGTTGCTGGTCGAGGCGCTGAAGCGCACCGGCGGGCAGGCCAGTGCGGCCGCGCAGGCCCTGAAGCTGCCGCGCAAGACCTTCTACGACAAGCTGGCGAAATACGGCATTCGCGCAGAGGACTATCGCTGA